The following coding sequences are from one Malaciobacter pacificus window:
- a CDS encoding arginyltransferase — MHILNRDIEFVEEGRECSYFNEQVSDIRYRYLHSCSTEQYQLMLERGWRRFGKMHFVPECKACTKCISMRIDVANYKFSKSEKRVISKNKDTKLFIRPPSITMEHLNLYDKYHKFMNEKKNWPYSPIEPNEYIKSYVDAKEEYAKEFLYVRDDKLIGVALVDVLPKSISAIYCYYDHDYQDLSIGKFSVLAQIKIAKEMKIPYIYLGYWIKDHYSMGYKESYNPFEVLKNRASLDQDTIWEKYEL; from the coding sequence ATGCATATATTAAATCGTGATATTGAATTTGTAGAAGAGGGTAGAGAGTGTTCTTATTTTAATGAACAGGTCTCTGATATAAGATATAGATATCTTCATTCTTGTTCTACTGAGCAATATCAACTAATGTTAGAAAGAGGTTGGAGACGATTTGGAAAAATGCATTTTGTACCAGAGTGTAAAGCTTGTACAAAATGTATTTCAATGAGAATTGATGTTGCAAATTATAAATTCTCAAAATCAGAAAAAAGAGTTATTTCAAAAAATAAAGATACAAAACTTTTTATTAGACCTCCTTCTATTACAATGGAACATTTAAATTTATATGATAAATATCATAAATTTATGAATGAGAAAAAGAATTGGCCATATTCTCCAATTGAGCCAAATGAATATATAAAATCTTATGTAGATGCAAAAGAAGAGTATGCAAAAGAGTTTTTATATGTTAGAGATGATAAGTTAATTGGTGTTGCCTTAGTTGATGTTTTACCTAAATCTATTTCGGCTATTTATTGTTATTATGATCATGACTATCAAGATTTATCAATAGGTAAGTTTTCAGTACTTGCGCAAATAAAAATTGCAAAAGAGATGAAAATTCCTTATATTTATTTAGGATATTGGATTAAAGATCATTATTCTATGGGGTATAAAGAGTCTTATAATCCTTTTGAGGTTTTAAAAAATAGAGCATCTTTAGATCAAGATACAATATGGGAAAAATATGAATTATAA
- the trpA gene encoding tryptophan synthase subunit alpha: MSENIEKKLVGYITSSMPDSEFTVDLAYNMKDAGVDTLELGIPFSDPVADGPVIEKANLIALNNGFKLKDLFEVSSKIGKDIDTLWMGYMNPFYHYGIEKFLQKADEYGINGTIIPDVPFEMAQNLQALFDKYNKVNISFVAPTHSEERIEEVTKNAQKFIYMVAYAGITGSGQSEDLTKVIENVRKYSNTPLYIGFGVDEKTCKEKAKGVDGVIVGSAFVKHLIDDSLSNAEKISKITSIAKEIKQKINE, encoded by the coding sequence ATGAGTGAAAATATTGAAAAAAAATTAGTAGGTTATATAACTTCTTCAATGCCAGATAGTGAATTTACTGTAGATTTAGCATATAATATGAAAGATGCTGGTGTTGATACTCTAGAATTAGGTATTCCTTTTTCTGACCCAGTTGCCGATGGTCCGGTTATTGAAAAAGCAAATTTAATTGCTTTAAATAATGGTTTTAAATTAAAAGACTTATTTGAAGTCTCTTCTAAAATTGGAAAAGATATTGATACTTTATGGATGGGATATATGAATCCTTTTTATCATTATGGTATTGAAAAATTCTTACAAAAAGCAGATGAATATGGAATAAATGGAACTATTATTCCAGATGTTCCATTTGAAATGGCTCAAAACTTACAAGCTTTATTTGATAAATATAACAAAGTAAATATTTCATTTGTAGCTCCAACTCACAGTGAAGAAAGAATTGAAGAAGTTACAAAAAATGCACAAAAATTTATTTATATGGTAGCTTATGCAGGAATCACTGGAAGTGGACAAAGTGAAGATTTAACTAAAGTTATTGAGAATGTTAGAAAATATTCAAATACACCACTATACATAGGTTTTGGTGTTGATGAAAAAACTTGTAAAGAAAAAGCAAAAGGTGTTGATGGTGTGATTGTTGGTAGTGCTTTTGTAAAACATTTAATAGATGATAGTTTATCAAACGCTGAAAAAATATCAAAAATTACTAGCATTGCTAAAGAGATAAAACAAAAAATAAACGAATAA
- the eda gene encoding bifunctional 4-hydroxy-2-oxoglutarate aldolase/2-dehydro-3-deoxy-phosphogluconate aldolase, with protein sequence MSIEKIIGLSPIIPVIVIKDVNDAVPLAKALLAGGIDIMEVTLRTNTALKAIELIAKEVPDMNVGAGTVCNEEDLIEAKKVGAKFVFSPGISKELIEASHIHEITLVPGVATASEVMLAQNNDIFFCKLFPASIVGGIKMLKALGGPFPKMRFCPTGGVNLDNMNEFLELENVLCIGGSWIVPDYMLKNKEFDKITQLCKEGLEKIKE encoded by the coding sequence ATGAGTATAGAAAAAATTATTGGATTATCTCCAATTATACCAGTTATAGTTATAAAAGATGTAAATGATGCAGTGCCATTAGCTAAAGCTTTATTAGCTGGTGGAATTGATATTATGGAAGTTACATTAAGAACAAATACCGCTTTAAAAGCTATAGAATTAATTGCAAAAGAAGTTCCTGATATGAATGTGGGTGCAGGTACAGTATGTAATGAGGAAGATTTAATTGAAGCAAAAAAAGTTGGTGCAAAGTTTGTCTTCTCTCCTGGTATTTCAAAAGAATTAATAGAAGCTTCTCATATTCACGAAATTACTTTAGTCCCAGGTGTTGCAACTGCAAGTGAAGTTATGCTTGCCCAAAACAATGATATTTTTTTCTGTAAACTTTTTCCAGCTTCAATAGTAGGTGGAATTAAAATGCTAAAAGCCTTAGGTGGGCCATTCCCTAAAATGAGATTTTGTCCAACTGGTGGAGTAAACTTAGATAATATGAATGAGTTTTTAGAGTTAGAAAATGTACTTTGTATTGGTGGAAGTTGGATAGTTCCAGACTATATGTTAAAGAATAAAGAATTTGACAAAATTACTCAACTTTGTAAAGAGGGATTAGAAAAAATAAAAGAGTAA
- the edd gene encoding phosphogluconate dehydratase — translation MNEIIQEVTNNIIKRSAKSRKIYLNRVSQQKSKGVNRNSIGCSNLAHAIAPMNSYEKETLTKFDAANMAIVTAYNDMLSAHEPYSVYPSLLKRALMDLGSTAQVASGVPAMCDGITQGETGMELSLFSRDNIAMASAIGLSHNVYDGVFYLGVCDKIVPGLVISALTFGHLPTIFVPAGPMPSGISNAQKAKIRQEFAAGKVSKDALFKAEASSYHSSGTCTFYGTANSNQMLLEMMGLQLPNSSFVNTNTPLRDMLTKKAAKVLLQMTQEKISISNIVDEKSFVNAIVGLMATGGSSNHTIHLIAMAKAAGIILTWDDFGAISKVTPLLCKMYPNGSADVNAFRDAGGMSVVISELIKAGLVHNDVQTIVGKGLDNYIVEPTIQKNMIYFQKGPEVSRNEDVISSIEKPFYSEGGLKLLSGNLGRCVIKTSALKKGNMYFKQKAMVFESQEELQNAFKKGELEKDFIAVVRFQGPKSNGMPELHKLMPPLGLLQDRGYKVAILTDGRMSGASGKVASAIHLTPEASDGGLISKVKEGDLIEMDIENGVLNLLVDEEKLQKRKIPNLTFEDNQHGVGRELFSTIRANVGSAEEGATIFDLVGKERS, via the coding sequence ATGAATGAAATAATACAAGAAGTTACAAATAATATTATAAAAAGAAGTGCAAAAAGTAGAAAAATATATTTAAATAGAGTAAGTCAGCAAAAAAGTAAAGGTGTAAATAGAAACTCAATTGGTTGTAGTAATTTAGCCCATGCAATTGCTCCTATGAACAGTTATGAAAAAGAGACTTTAACAAAATTTGATGCAGCAAATATGGCAATAGTAACAGCTTATAATGATATGTTATCAGCACATGAACCTTATAGTGTTTATCCATCATTACTTAAAAGAGCATTAATGGATTTAGGTTCAACTGCTCAAGTTGCTTCGGGAGTTCCTGCTATGTGTGATGGTATTACTCAAGGTGAAACAGGAATGGAACTAAGTTTGTTTAGTAGAGATAATATTGCAATGGCTAGTGCAATTGGACTTTCACATAATGTTTATGATGGAGTTTTTTATCTGGGAGTTTGTGATAAAATTGTTCCAGGTCTTGTAATATCTGCTCTTACATTTGGTCATTTACCAACTATTTTTGTACCAGCAGGACCCATGCCTTCAGGTATTTCAAATGCTCAAAAAGCAAAGATTAGACAGGAGTTTGCAGCAGGTAAAGTTAGTAAAGATGCTTTGTTTAAAGCAGAAGCAAGTTCATATCACAGTAGTGGTACTTGTACTTTTTATGGAACTGCTAATTCAAATCAAATGTTACTTGAAATGATGGGATTACAACTTCCAAATAGCTCATTTGTAAATACAAATACGCCACTTAGGGATATGCTTACAAAAAAAGCAGCAAAAGTTTTACTTCAAATGACGCAAGAAAAAATCTCTATTAGTAATATTGTAGATGAAAAGAGTTTTGTAAATGCAATTGTTGGACTTATGGCAACTGGAGGTTCATCAAATCATACAATTCACTTAATTGCTATGGCAAAAGCAGCTGGTATTATTTTAACTTGGGATGACTTTGGTGCTATTTCTAAAGTTACGCCATTACTTTGTAAAATGTATCCAAATGGAAGTGCTGATGTAAATGCATTTAGAGATGCAGGTGGTATGAGTGTAGTTATTAGCGAACTTATAAAAGCAGGTCTTGTACATAATGATGTTCAAACAATAGTTGGAAAAGGCTTAGATAATTATATTGTTGAACCAACTATTCAAAAAAATATGATTTATTTTCAAAAAGGTCCTGAAGTTTCTAGGAATGAGGATGTAATTTCAAGTATTGAAAAACCATTTTACAGTGAGGGTGGACTTAAATTACTTAGTGGAAATTTAGGTCGATGTGTAATAAAAACCTCTGCACTTAAAAAAGGTAATATGTATTTTAAACAAAAAGCTATGGTTTTTGAATCTCAAGAAGAGTTACAAAATGCATTTAAAAAAGGTGAATTAGAAAAAGATTTTATTGCAGTTGTAAGATTCCAAGGTCCAAAATCAAATGGAATGCCTGAACTTCATAAACTTATGCCTCCACTTGGATTACTACAAGATAGAGGTTATAAAGTAGCTATTTTAACAGATGGAAGAATGTCAGGAGCTTCTGGAAAAGTAGCTAGTGCAATTCACTTAACACCAGAAGCTAGTGATGGCGGTTTGATTTCAAAAGTTAAAGAGGGTGATTTAATTGAAATGGATATTGAAAATGGAGTATTAAATCTTTTAGTTGATGAAGAAAAACTACAAAAAAGAAAGATTCCAAATTTAACTTTTGAAGATAACCAACATGGAGTTGGAAGAGAATTATTTAGTACTATTAGAGCAAATGTGGGTAGTGCTGAAGAGGGTGCTACAATTTTTGATTTAGTTGGAAAGGAAAGGTCATGA
- a CDS encoding 6-phosphogluconolactonase — protein MSSILKAFDESSELVEELSSQIAIILKKEILRKGFATILVSGGSTPKKLFEKLSNCSLDWSNVKVGLVDERVVDATSLDSNENLVKTYLLKNKASDAQFINMQNQNDLFPFDIIVLGMGNDAHTASLFPNNEKLKEAFETKDLTINITPSNAPYNRVSSTLYAIKNCEHIFLHIEGEQKFQVLQKALKNSDIYNMPISAVLNDKDIQVEVYHT, from the coding sequence ATGAGTAGTATATTAAAAGCTTTTGATGAAAGTAGTGAGTTAGTTGAAGAGTTAAGCTCTCAAATTGCAATTATTTTAAAAAAAGAAATATTAAGAAAGGGCTTTGCAACTATTTTAGTATCAGGTGGTTCAACTCCTAAAAAACTATTTGAAAAGCTTTCAAACTGTAGTCTAGATTGGTCAAATGTAAAAGTTGGATTAGTTGATGAAAGAGTAGTTGATGCAACAAGTTTAGATAGTAATGAAAATTTAGTTAAAACTTATCTTTTGAAAAATAAAGCAAGTGATGCTCAGTTTATAAATATGCAAAATCAAAATGATTTATTCCCTTTTGATATTATTGTCTTAGGAATGGGAAATGATGCTCATACTGCTTCACTTTTTCCTAATAATGAAAAATTAAAAGAGGCTTTTGAGACTAAAGATTTAACAATAAATATTACACCAAGTAATGCTCCTTATAATAGAGTTAGTTCAACATTATATGCTATTAAAAATTGTGAACATATATTTTTACATATTGAAGGTGAGCAAAAATTTCAAGTTTTACAAAAAGCTTTAAAAAACAGTGATATTTATAATATGCCAATTAGCGCAGTTTTAAATGACAAAGATATTCAAGTGGAGGTATATCACACATGA
- the zwf gene encoding glucose-6-phosphate dehydrogenase, producing MSTKDNLCDFILFGGHGDLAFRKLMPALYHLGQNGYISSQSRIITVSRRDISQVEHENLVKEKLKEFLVDDDFDEDFFQKFQKQLFFVKVDFSDINDYEALKKSLSLYEDRDRINYLSTSPDFFGTICQALHEWDLINENSRVVLEKPLGKDLESSRVINNKVLEFFDEDQIYRIDHYLGKDTVQNIMALRFSNRIFMPLWDSSSIDHVQITVAESVGVEGRGGYYNDYGALRDMIQNHLMQLLCLVAMEPPCSLEANSVRDEKVKVLRSIRKMEAKDISTKTVRAQYTKGSSNGKAVDGYLEDLKLDSSNTETFAAIRVDIDNFRWSGVPFYIRSGKRLQSRNSEIVIQFKDMPHSIFLNENSNIISNKLVITLQPKESIELKLMNKTPGLGASMKLQPVELELNLPHNVQRKPDAYERLILDVIRANPTLFMRLDEVEAAWKWTDKIIEGWSENLTSMKTYTSGSSGPSAAIQLIAQDGRSWNDE from the coding sequence ATGAGTACCAAAGATAACTTGTGTGATTTTATTTTATTTGGAGGTCATGGTGATTTGGCATTTAGGAAACTAATGCCAGCACTTTATCATCTAGGACAAAATGGATATATTTCAAGCCAAAGTAGAATAATCACTGTTTCAAGAAGGGATATTTCTCAAGTTGAACATGAGAATTTAGTAAAAGAGAAGTTAAAAGAGTTTTTGGTTGATGATGATTTTGATGAAGATTTTTTTCAAAAATTTCAAAAACAGCTATTTTTTGTAAAAGTAGATTTTTCTGATATTAATGATTATGAAGCTTTAAAGAAAAGTCTTAGTTTGTATGAAGACAGAGATAGAATAAACTATCTATCTACTTCTCCTGATTTTTTTGGAACAATCTGCCAAGCGTTACATGAATGGGATTTAATAAATGAAAATTCTAGAGTTGTATTAGAAAAACCTCTTGGAAAGGATTTAGAATCTTCAAGGGTGATTAATAATAAGGTTTTAGAGTTTTTTGATGAAGACCAGATATATAGAATAGATCACTATTTAGGTAAAGATACTGTTCAAAATATTATGGCACTTAGATTTTCAAATAGAATCTTTATGCCCTTATGGGATAGTTCTAGTATTGATCATGTTCAAATTACAGTTGCTGAAAGTGTAGGTGTTGAAGGAAGAGGTGGTTATTATAATGATTATGGAGCGTTAAGGGATATGATTCAAAACCATTTAATGCAACTTCTTTGTTTAGTAGCTATGGAGCCTCCTTGTTCACTTGAAGCAAATAGTGTGAGAGATGAAAAAGTAAAAGTTTTACGCTCAATTAGAAAAATGGAAGCTAAAGATATTTCTACAAAAACTGTGCGAGCCCAATATACAAAAGGTTCATCAAATGGTAAAGCAGTTGATGGGTATTTAGAGGATTTAAAACTGGACTCTTCAAATACAGAAACATTTGCAGCAATTAGAGTTGATATTGATAATTTTAGATGGAGTGGAGTTCCTTTTTATATAAGAAGTGGAAAAAGACTTCAAAGTAGAAACTCTGAAATAGTAATACAGTTTAAAGATATGCCACACTCAATTTTTTTAAATGAAAACTCTAATATTATCTCAAATAAATTAGTAATCACATTACAACCAAAAGAGAGTATTGAGTTAAAACTTATGAATAAAACTCCAGGTCTTGGAGCTTCAATGAAACTTCAACCAGTTGAATTAGAACTGAATCTCCCACATAATGTTCAAAGAAAACCTGATGCATATGAAAGACTAATTTTAGATGTAATTAGAGCTAATCCAACACTATTTATGAGACTTGATGAGGTTGAAGCAGCTTGGAAGTGGACAGATAAAATAATTGAGGGATGGAGTGAAAATCTTACATCTATGAAAACATATACTTCAGGTTCTTCTGGACCATCAGCAGCTATTCAGTTAATTGCCCAAGATGGTAGGAGTTGGAACGATGAGTAG
- a CDS encoding sugar phosphorylase, protein MHISHKEHTINKRLHRLYPPQIAKQAVNDIIDLIFKYKSRIKSNEYHLSQKDVILITYGDQVNTEHEASLHTLKEFMDAHLKGVINSIHILPFYPYSSDDGFSVVNYSAVDPHMGSWREIEEISKEYRLMVDGVINHISQFSDWFRAYLSGDEYFKDFFIDVDPSIDLSNVVRPRATPLLSEFVDDNGKIHNIWTTFSKDQVDLNYKSHRVLRNVLDALFYYIEKGATLIRLDAIAFIWKEIGTECVHLPQTHELIQLMREVLHEVAPEVIIITETNVPHHENVSYFGSGDDEAQMVYNFALPPLLVHSIMHENTKTLTSWAKTLTLPSDKVCFFNFTASHDGIGLRPIKGILEDNEVNYMVEKVQEHGGLVSFRAEADGTKTPYELNCSYMDALSHPNEDDSLRIKRMLVTQAAVLAMPGVPGIYFHSLVGSRNYLDGVKHSGKNRTINREKYNIDWLENELSTLGSLPKTVFDSYKRLISIRTHEEAFNPFGKFEFLDLDSRLFVIDKKCCGDEQRIVAIHNFSNEVVNCVLPDSISLPLCNLLSTNCGEFSDSEAEQTREFKVEPYQIMWLKGKV, encoded by the coding sequence ATGCACATTTCACATAAAGAACACACAATAAACAAAAGGCTACATAGACTTTATCCACCTCAAATAGCAAAGCAAGCAGTTAATGATATTATTGATTTAATTTTTAAATATAAATCTAGAATAAAGTCAAATGAGTATCATTTAAGTCAAAAAGATGTGATTTTGATTACTTATGGTGATCAAGTAAATACAGAACATGAAGCATCACTTCACACTTTGAAAGAGTTTATGGATGCTCATTTAAAAGGTGTTATTAATTCTATACATATTTTACCTTTTTATCCATACTCTTCTGATGATGGGTTTTCTGTTGTAAATTATAGTGCAGTTGATCCACACATGGGTTCTTGGCGTGAAATTGAAGAGATTAGTAAAGAGTATAGACTTATGGTTGATGGTGTAATAAATCATATTTCTCAATTTTCTGATTGGTTTAGAGCCTATTTAAGTGGTGATGAGTATTTCAAAGATTTCTTTATAGATGTGGACCCTAGTATTGATTTAAGTAATGTTGTAAGACCTAGAGCAACACCTCTTTTAAGTGAATTTGTTGATGATAATGGGAAAATTCATAATATTTGGACAACATTTTCTAAAGACCAAGTTGACTTGAATTATAAAAGTCATAGGGTTTTAAGAAATGTTCTTGATGCACTTTTTTATTATATTGAAAAAGGTGCAACACTAATCAGACTTGATGCCATCGCATTTATTTGGAAAGAGATTGGAACTGAGTGTGTTCACTTACCTCAAACTCATGAATTAATTCAACTTATGAGAGAAGTTTTACACGAAGTAGCACCTGAGGTTATTATTATAACAGAGACAAATGTGCCTCACCATGAAAATGTTTCATATTTTGGTAGTGGAGATGATGAAGCACAAATGGTATATAATTTTGCATTACCTCCACTTTTAGTTCATTCAATAATGCATGAAAACACTAAAACATTAACCTCTTGGGCAAAAACTTTAACTCTTCCAAGTGATAAAGTATGTTTTTTTAACTTTACTGCAAGTCATGATGGAATAGGCCTTAGACCAATTAAAGGAATATTAGAAGATAATGAAGTTAATTATATGGTTGAAAAAGTTCAAGAACATGGGGGATTAGTTTCATTTAGAGCAGAAGCAGATGGTACAAAAACTCCTTATGAATTAAACTGTTCATATATGGATGCACTATCTCATCCTAATGAAGATGACTCTCTTAGAATAAAAAGGATGTTAGTAACTCAAGCAGCAGTTTTAGCAATGCCTGGAGTTCCTGGAATTTATTTTCATTCATTAGTTGGTTCAAGAAATTATTTAGATGGAGTTAAACACTCTGGTAAAAATAGAACAATAAATAGAGAAAAGTACAATATTGATTGGTTAGAGAATGAATTAAGTACATTAGGAAGTCTTCCTAAAACGGTATTTGATTCTTATAAAAGATTAATTTCTATTAGAACACATGAAGAAGCTTTTAATCCTTTTGGAAAATTTGAATTTTTAGATTTAGATTCAAGACTTTTTGTTATTGATAAAAAGTGTTGTGGTGATGAGCAAAGGATAGTTGCAATACATAATTTTTCAAATGAAGTTGTAAATTGTGTTTTACCAGATAGTATTAGTTTGCCATTATGTAATTTGTTATCAACAAATTGCGGTGAATTCAGTGATTCAGAAGCAGAACAAACCAGAGAGTTTAAAGTTGAGCCATATCAAATTATGTGGTTAAAAGGAAAAGTTTAA
- a CDS encoding glycosyl transferase, which yields MADFFQNGVVTTLQDLGNRSLEDMEKELEEFGKRRKMVLLLPALYSEFETPAMHKIIEELKGVKYLYKIILGLDQATKEQFEEVKKLMSVLPCKVDVLWNDGPRIKELYNDLTAEGFPGLNTPGKGRNVWTMLGYGLTDKDAYAFALHDCDIVTYTREVPARLFYPIVHPALDLEFNKGFYSRVTNKLHGRATRLLYTPLINSLKKVYGTSKYLDYMESFRYALSGEFSFIRSLGRGIGISPTWGLEVSTLSEVYKNTSNRRICQTEIMESYEHKHQDLGSANSGGGIYKMANDIAKTIFRIMAQEGVIFSVQSFKTLLATYFQESRFEISKYNALSKLNGLEYNREKEIKTVEAFQEAIKEAAEEFYEDPMGVPSMSPWITVRSVMPEFSDKFKEYVKEDNK from the coding sequence ATGGCTGATTTTTTTCAAAATGGAGTTGTAACAACACTTCAAGATTTAGGTAATAGAAGTTTAGAAGATATGGAAAAAGAGTTAGAGGAGTTTGGGAAAAGAAGGAAAATGGTTCTTTTACTTCCAGCCCTTTATTCTGAGTTTGAAACACCAGCAATGCATAAAATTATTGAAGAGTTAAAGGGTGTTAAATATCTGTATAAAATCATTTTAGGATTAGATCAAGCTACAAAAGAGCAGTTTGAAGAGGTTAAAAAACTGATGTCTGTTTTACCATGTAAAGTTGATGTATTATGGAATGATGGTCCAAGAATTAAAGAACTTTATAATGATTTAACAGCTGAAGGTTTCCCTGGACTTAATACTCCTGGTAAAGGAAGAAATGTATGGACAATGTTAGGTTATGGATTAACAGATAAAGATGCTTATGCTTTTGCACTTCATGATTGTGATATTGTAACTTATACAAGGGAAGTTCCAGCACGACTTTTTTATCCTATTGTTCATCCTGCACTTGATTTAGAGTTTAATAAAGGTTTTTACTCAAGAGTTACTAATAAACTTCATGGTCGAGCTACTAGACTTTTATACACTCCATTAATTAATTCATTAAAAAAAGTATATGGAACAAGTAAATATTTAGATTATATGGAAAGTTTTAGGTATGCACTTTCAGGTGAATTTTCATTTATTAGAAGTTTAGGTAGAGGAATTGGAATTTCTCCTACTTGGGGATTAGAAGTTTCTACTTTAAGTGAAGTTTATAAAAATACTTCAAATAGAAGAATTTGTCAAACAGAAATAATGGAGAGTTATGAACACAAACACCAAGATTTAGGAAGTGCTAATAGCGGTGGTGGAATTTATAAAATGGCAAATGATATTGCAAAAACAATTTTTAGAATCATGGCTCAAGAGGGTGTTATATTTTCAGTTCAGTCATTTAAAACTTTACTTGCTACTTATTTTCAAGAATCAAGATTTGAAATTTCAAAATATAATGCACTAAGTAAATTAAATGGCTTAGAGTATAACAGAGAAAAAGAGATCAAAACAGTAGAAGCTTTCCAAGAAGCTATTAAAGAAGCAGCTGAAGAGTTTTATGAAGATCCTATGGGAGTTCCTTCTATGTCACCTTGGATTACAGTTAGGTCAGTTATGCCTGAATTCTCAGACAAATTTAAAGAGTATGTAAAAGAGGATAATAAATAA
- a CDS encoding glycerate kinase type-2 family protein has protein sequence MSRKLLEKTYFKALNKVKAKNIVKDNVSLEDNILIINNEKIDLNKIDNLYVFSVGKAGFSMAKQCEKILGNKIKDGVAISTSRGKLKYIKHYTSSHPVVSKKSIKVGEKLLKKVKQLKKNDYFIFFLSGGASAVIEKPIDGLNLEDFTKISKALLVSGIDIKALNSVRKSISQIKGGKLANEIKANGKVLVLSDVIGDDINTIGSAPMNNGKFEHKIIGNNEIALKASKKYIESKVDKTKILTTTLDKNSIDATKYIKQKIKKYDEKYDSFCLLIGGETTTNPKGNGKGGRNQELALRLLLEKVVNKKISLLCAGSDGIDGNSDANGAFVDNDIYKKIDELKIDAKKYLENSDSNSFFKSLGYDFTIGITGTNVMDFIIVIKER, from the coding sequence ATGTCTAGAAAACTACTTGAAAAAACATATTTTAAAGCTTTGAATAAAGTAAAAGCAAAAAATATTGTAAAAGATAATGTATCTTTGGAAGATAATATATTAATTATCAATAATGAAAAAATAGATTTAAATAAAATTGATAATTTATATGTTTTTAGTGTTGGAAAAGCAGGTTTTTCAATGGCTAAACAGTGTGAAAAAATCTTAGGGAATAAAATAAAAGATGGAGTTGCAATTTCAACTTCAAGGGGAAAACTAAAATATATCAAACACTATACTTCAAGCCATCCTGTAGTTAGTAAAAAAAGTATAAAAGTAGGTGAAAAATTACTTAAAAAAGTAAAACAGCTAAAGAAAAATGATTACTTTATCTTCTTTTTATCAGGTGGTGCATCTGCTGTTATTGAAAAGCCAATTGATGGTCTTAATTTAGAAGATTTTACAAAAATCTCAAAGGCTTTATTAGTAAGTGGAATTGATATAAAAGCTTTAAATAGTGTTAGAAAATCAATTTCTCAAATCAAAGGTGGAAAATTAGCAAATGAAATTAAAGCCAATGGAAAAGTATTAGTTTTAAGTGATGTAATTGGTGATGATATAAATACAATTGGTTCAGCACCTATGAATAATGGAAAATTTGAACATAAAATAATAGGTAATAATGAAATTGCCCTAAAAGCTTCTAAAAAATATATTGAATCAAAAGTAGATAAAACAAAGATTTTAACAACTACTTTAGATAAAAACTCAATTGATGCTACAAAATATATAAAGCAAAAAATCAAAAAATATGATGAAAAATATGATAGCTTTTGTTTGTTAATTGGAGGAGAGACTACTACTAATCCAAAGGGAAATGGAAAGGGTGGACGAAACCAAGAGTTGGCTTTAAGATTATTACTTGAAAAAGTTGTAAATAAAAAAATTTCACTTTTGTGTGCTGGAAGTGATGGAATTGATGGAAATAGTGATGCAAATGGTGCTTTTGTAGATAATGATATTTATAAAAAAATAGATGAATTGAAAATAGATGCAAAAAAATATTTAGAAAATAGTGATAGTAACAGTTTTTTTAAAAGTTTAGGATATGACTTTACAATAGGAATTACTGGAACAAATGTAATGGATTTTATAATAGTTATTAAGGAGAGATAA